A genomic region of Brevibacillus sp. JNUCC-41 contains the following coding sequences:
- a CDS encoding flagellar brake protein, whose translation MMVKIGDILMLEPKYSQQKEKFNCMVVEMGPGYVYTDFPINIGTGKIAFLMDGTQFNVTFTNEEQAVYVFDSEVLGKVKGRIPMMQLLLPESGTFVKIQRRQYVRLDVTLDTAIHPEHSEFTPFRALTEDISAGGASIRLLKGTDIQSVSQLYLWVALTLKSGEIHYLRLKSKVIRVTEKKHGNMLLHVQFLEPAKKDVQTLMRFIFEKQVDLKKKGLYV comes from the coding sequence ATGATGGTTAAAATTGGGGATATATTAATGCTTGAACCGAAATACTCTCAACAGAAAGAAAAGTTCAATTGTATGGTTGTCGAAATGGGACCGGGTTATGTCTATACCGACTTTCCCATCAATATAGGGACTGGAAAAATTGCATTTCTCATGGATGGGACACAGTTCAACGTCACATTTACCAATGAAGAGCAGGCAGTTTATGTATTCGATTCAGAAGTGCTTGGAAAAGTGAAAGGGAGAATACCCATGATGCAGCTATTGCTGCCCGAATCAGGAACGTTTGTGAAAATCCAACGGAGGCAATACGTGCGCCTGGATGTAACCTTGGATACAGCCATTCATCCAGAACATTCCGAGTTTACCCCTTTTCGCGCATTAACTGAGGATATCAGTGCGGGCGGAGCTTCGATAAGGCTTTTAAAAGGCACTGATATTCAATCGGTTTCGCAATTATACCTGTGGGTGGCGCTTACGTTAAAATCAGGTGAGATTCATTATTTAAGGCTGAAAAGCAAAGTCATTCGCGTAACGGAGAAAAAGCATGGAAATATGCTGCTGCACGTCCAATTTCTTGAACCTGCAAAAAAGGATGTACAGACATTAATGAGATTTATATTTGAAAAGCAGGTGGATTTAAAGAAAAAAGGCTTGTATGTTTAA
- a CDS encoding YpfB family protein, with product MKTFERLLIKVIIIQLACLFVFQFLLSREDQIFDLTKLSRYEGVTSNNYTKIIETFNGTQK from the coding sequence ATGAAAACATTTGAAAGACTATTAATTAAAGTGATCATCATCCAATTGGCCTGCTTATTTGTTTTCCAGTTCCTTTTGAGCAGGGAGGATCAAATCTTTGATTTGACCAAGCTCTCAAGGTATGAAGGTGTCACCAGCAATAATTATACGAAAATCATTGAAACATTCAATGGGACCCAAAAGTAA
- the ypeB gene encoding germination protein YpeB — translation MIRNIVIALLVVVVAGTAFWGYQEHKEKNAVLINAENTYQRAFHDLSYQVDILHDKVGSTLAMNSRYSLSPALTDVWRITSEAQSDVGQLPLTLLPFNKTEEFLSKIADFSYKTAVRDLEKEPLNDKEYATLQSLYTQAGDIQGELRKVQYLVLKNNLRWMDVEMALASGKENSDNTIIDGLKTVEKKVSGYGETNEMNPTFTSAQQRDENFKNLQGKTITKEEAIATAKNYAHSKSKNLKVNVEENGKGSDFGFYSVSILDKDSDTELNMDLTKKGGYPIWYINNRDVNKTNIDLNQAYTKAEEFLKEHDFSSLELFESAQYDNIALLNFVTSENGVKIYPDSVKVKIALDDGSVIGFSADEYLKSHKTREIGNPNISEKEAKDKINNNVKIMDEGKALIINDIGEEVLCYEFLGTIKDDTYRIFINADTGQEEKVEKLKNSEPVYENII, via the coding sequence ATGATCAGGAATATAGTGATTGCCCTGCTTGTTGTAGTTGTTGCGGGAACTGCATTCTGGGGCTATCAAGAGCATAAGGAAAAAAATGCAGTATTAATCAACGCGGAAAATACGTATCAGCGAGCCTTTCATGATTTAAGCTATCAAGTGGATATATTGCATGATAAGGTCGGCAGTACTTTGGCAATGAATTCACGTTATTCATTAAGTCCGGCTTTAACAGATGTTTGGCGTATCACTTCAGAAGCCCAAAGTGATGTCGGGCAGTTGCCATTGACTTTGCTTCCTTTTAATAAGACAGAGGAATTTTTATCCAAAATTGCGGACTTCAGTTATAAAACAGCGGTACGTGACCTTGAAAAAGAACCATTGAATGATAAGGAATATGCGACTCTCCAATCATTGTACACACAGGCAGGGGATATCCAGGGCGAGTTAAGAAAAGTGCAGTATCTAGTCCTTAAAAACAATTTAAGATGGATGGATGTCGAAATGGCTCTTGCATCAGGGAAAGAAAATTCTGATAACACGATCATCGATGGATTAAAGACTGTAGAGAAAAAAGTATCTGGGTACGGGGAAACGAATGAGATGAATCCGACCTTTACTTCTGCACAACAGAGGGATGAAAATTTCAAAAATTTGCAAGGTAAAACGATTACAAAAGAAGAAGCAATTGCCACGGCAAAAAACTATGCACACTCAAAAAGCAAGAATTTGAAGGTGAATGTGGAAGAGAACGGAAAAGGTTCCGATTTTGGATTTTATAGTGTGAGCATCCTCGATAAAGATTCCGATACCGAATTGAATATGGATTTGACAAAAAAAGGCGGCTACCCCATTTGGTATATCAATAATAGGGACGTGAACAAAACAAATATTGATTTGAATCAAGCCTATACAAAAGCCGAAGAATTTTTAAAGGAACATGATTTCAGTTCACTTGAATTATTTGAAAGTGCTCAATACGATAATATCGCATTATTGAATTTCGTAACATCAGAAAATGGTGTCAAGATTTACCCAGATTCAGTCAAGGTCAAAATTGCATTGGATGATGGATCCGTTATAGGGTTTTCAGCCGACGAGTATTTAAAATCACATAAAACCAGGGAAATAGGGAATCCGAATATATCCGAGAAAGAAGCTAAAGACAAAATCAACAATAATGTAAAAATAATGGACGAAGGAAAGGCGTTAATCATCAATGATATTGGTGAAGAAGTTCTTTGTTATGAATTTCTCGGTACGATCAAAGATGATACCTACCGTATTTTCATTAATGCAGATACCGGTCAAGAAGAAAAGGTGGAAAAATTAAAGAATTCCGAACCGGTATACGAGAATATAATATAA